In Osmia bicornis bicornis chromosome 1, iOsmBic2.1, whole genome shotgun sequence, the following proteins share a genomic window:
- the LOC123988238 gene encoding uncharacterized protein LOC123988238: MIHLVMNQFSSLDGSTPRNIGKYRLCYLKHHERVSASSTEENNSTLSKKQARHKGARVCGGIDGKRVAAKRSEEKKKKKAQSSEGRVGAKRRPFQSSKRHEE; the protein is encoded by the exons ATGATTCACCTAGTAATGAACCAATTTAGTTCTCTAGACGGATCTACTCCGAGGAACATAGGAAAATATCGTCTCTGTTACTTGAAACACCATGAGCGTGTCTCGGCTTCGAGCACGGAGGAGAACAATAGCACCTTATCGAAGAAACAAGCGCGACACAAGGGTGCAAGGGTGTGCGGG GGTATCGATGGAAAAAGGGTGGCAGCAAAGAGGtcggaggaaaaaaaaaagaaaaaagccCAAAGCAGCGAGGGTCGCGTCGGTGCAAAGCGTCGACCTTTTCAATCGTCGAAAAGGCACGAAGAATGA